One genomic region from Populus nigra chromosome 8, ddPopNigr1.1, whole genome shotgun sequence encodes:
- the LOC133700630 gene encoding uncharacterized protein LOC133700630 isoform X2, translated as MLSLSQQPILTPSIPKRRVFNRPRNSSLFAARNNRIFESNSKLPKHKWRVSCFRNEEISQVNPGSDSVERYVPEELVKPELDNSTNVKRDWISSLREAANVVLSAFGSSWTVPWTAETIVQVMLLWVVSFWFIGSWVIPFAAHIAGFNKESLTFRGQALFSLVTDVTEGLAGIAILHCCLSRFHPLSSDWFRFRLKGNWLFDVALGCLMFPLVNRLSQFNLSLLPILPSTPVTLSSVEQSIAARDPVAMVLYAIVVSVCAPVWEEIVFRGFLLPSLTRYMPVWCAILIIYRLVTSQWNIDAG; from the exons TACCCAAACGAAGGGTTTTTAATCGACCTCGAAATTCTTCTCTTTTTGCAGCAAGGAATAATCGGATCTTTGAGTCCAATTCAAAGCTACCAAAGCAt AAATGGAGAGTTTCATGTTTTAGAAATGAGGAAATTTCTCAGGTAAATCCCGGGTCTGATAGTGTCGAACGTTACGTACCTGAGGAATTGGTGAAGCCTGAGTTGGATAATTCTACGAATGTTAAAAGAGATTGGATATCGAGTCTTCGAGAG GCTGCTAATGTAGTGTTGAGTGCATTTGGGAGCTCGTGGACTGTACCATGGACAGCAGAGACCATAGTTCAG GTGATGCTTCTCTGGGTTGTCTCATTCTGGTTCATAGGGTCCTGGGTGATTCCTTTTGCGGCACACATTGCAGGTTTCAACAAGGAATCCCTAACATTTAGAGGTCAAGCTTTGTTCAGCCTTGTGACTGATGTGACTGAAGGCCTTGCTGGAATTGCAATCCTTCATTGTTGCCTGTCTCGATTTCATCCCCTTTCATCTGATTGGTTTAGGTTCAGACTGAAAGGGAACTGGCTGTTTGACGTTGCTCTTGGCTGCCTCATGTTTCCACTAGTTAACCGGCTGTCACAGTTCAATCTTAGCCTATTGCCTATTCTGCCTTCTACACCGGTCACTCTCTCAAGTGTTGAGCAGTCAATTGCAGCACGGGATCCCGTGGCAATGGTACTGTATGCAATAGTGGTTTCAGTGTGTGCTCCTGTGTGGGAGGAGATAGTCTTCCGGGGTTTCCTCCTCCCATCCTTGACTCGGTACATGCCAGTCTGGTGTGCAATATTG ATCATTTATCGGTTGGTCACTTCCCAATGGAATATAGATGCGGGCTGA
- the LOC133700630 gene encoding uncharacterized protein LOC133700630 isoform X1 — translation MLSLSQQPILTPSIPKRRVFNRPRNSSLFAARNNRIFESNSKLPKHKWRVSCFRNEEISQVNPGSDSVERYVPEELVKPELDNSTNVKRDWISSLREAANVVLSAFGSSWTVPWTAETIVQVMLLWVVSFWFIGSWVIPFAAHIAGFNKESLTFRGQALFSLVTDVTEGLAGIAILHCCLSRFHPLSSDWFRFRLKGNWLFDVALGCLMFPLVNRLSQFNLSLLPILPSTPVTLSSVEQSIAARDPVAMVLYAIVVSVCAPVWEEIVFRGFLLPSLTRYMPVWCAILVSSVAFALVHFNVQRMLPLIFLGVVMGVIFARSRNLLPCMLLHSLWNGFVFLDLMK, via the exons TACCCAAACGAAGGGTTTTTAATCGACCTCGAAATTCTTCTCTTTTTGCAGCAAGGAATAATCGGATCTTTGAGTCCAATTCAAAGCTACCAAAGCAt AAATGGAGAGTTTCATGTTTTAGAAATGAGGAAATTTCTCAGGTAAATCCCGGGTCTGATAGTGTCGAACGTTACGTACCTGAGGAATTGGTGAAGCCTGAGTTGGATAATTCTACGAATGTTAAAAGAGATTGGATATCGAGTCTTCGAGAG GCTGCTAATGTAGTGTTGAGTGCATTTGGGAGCTCGTGGACTGTACCATGGACAGCAGAGACCATAGTTCAG GTGATGCTTCTCTGGGTTGTCTCATTCTGGTTCATAGGGTCCTGGGTGATTCCTTTTGCGGCACACATTGCAGGTTTCAACAAGGAATCCCTAACATTTAGAGGTCAAGCTTTGTTCAGCCTTGTGACTGATGTGACTGAAGGCCTTGCTGGAATTGCAATCCTTCATTGTTGCCTGTCTCGATTTCATCCCCTTTCATCTGATTGGTTTAGGTTCAGACTGAAAGGGAACTGGCTGTTTGACGTTGCTCTTGGCTGCCTCATGTTTCCACTAGTTAACCGGCTGTCACAGTTCAATCTTAGCCTATTGCCTATTCTGCCTTCTACACCGGTCACTCTCTCAAGTGTTGAGCAGTCAATTGCAGCACGGGATCCCGTGGCAATGGTACTGTATGCAATAGTGGTTTCAGTGTGTGCTCCTGTGTGGGAGGAGATAGTCTTCCGGGGTTTCCTCCTCCCATCCTTGACTCGGTACATGCCAGTCTGGTGTGCAATATTGGTGAGTTCGGTTGCCTTTGCACTAGTGCATTTTAATGTACAGAGAATGCTACCACTTATTTTTCTTGGGGTGGTTATGGGCGTTATATTTGCACGGTCACGAAATTTATTGCCATGTATGCTTCTTCATAGCCTCTGGAATGGCTTTGTATTCTTAGATTTAATGAAATAG